Proteins encoded by one window of Pan troglodytes isolate AG18354 chromosome 16, NHGRI_mPanTro3-v2.0_pri, whole genome shotgun sequence:
- the LOC104004447 gene encoding LOW QUALITY PROTEIN: chondroitin sulfate proteoglycan 4 (The sequence of the model RefSeq protein was modified relative to this genomic sequence to represent the inferred CDS: inserted 7 bases in 5 codons; deleted 2 bases in 2 codons; substituted 8 bases at 8 genomic stop codons) translates to MTDCLASSIGNQSPCCPCGVLWPNKRKLSPDIAPPKCATSSAPHCHARPWTARPCHPSHPRPSMGVLYPLHSKPLFNCPPPTTSKTEILGSCNCSPSESVRGAEKGDQELLANIKQAEKHEKVGLAALRAYKPPTPPMAEATSSSRWQLAQAGCAFWCQDQGNAGIWAVLRGSTVWQNHEGAPARTPFCNLPIPLCSTSPPPGKNLSLDHSSLSHTASFFSXNHLEVTMAMALTDIDLQLQFSMSQPEALLLLAAGPADHLLLQLYSGHLQVRLVLGQEELRLQTPAEILLSDSVPHTTVLTVSEDWPTLSVNGFLNASSVVLGAPLEVPYGLFVGSTGRLGLPYLRGTSHPLRGCLHAAALNGRRLPQPLTPNKHEGCAEEFSANDDVALGFSGPHSLAAFPAWGTQDEGTLEFTLTTQSWQAPLAFQAAGWHGDFIHVDIFEGHLWSMVEKGQGTVLLLNSVPVADAQPHKVSIHINTHQLEISMDRYPTCTLNRGVLSYLEPRDSLLLGELVAEASRHLQEHRSGLTPGAANASLLGGCVEDLSVNGXRRGLWEALLTHNMVAGCRLEEVEEYEDNAYGHYEAFSTLAPEAWLSMELAEPCVPEPGLPPVFANFIQLXISAVVVTEGGTAWLEWWHVQPMLALMEAELRKSQVLFSVTXGAHYSELELDVLGAQAXKMFTLLDVVNCKARFIHDGPEDTSDQLVLEVSVMAWVPMPSCLRRGQTDLLPIQVNPVNDPPHIIFPHGSLMVILEHTHKPLGPEVLQAYDLDSACEGLAFQLLGTPSGFPVEHRDQPGEPVTEFSCWELEAGSLVYVHCGGPAQDLTFRVSNGLQASPPAMLKVVAVQPAIQIHRSTGLHLAQGSAMPILPTNLLVETSAVGQDVTVLFRVTGGLQFRELQKQGAGGVEDAEWWATQVFHQQDVEQGHVRYLSTDPQHYTEDTVENLDLQVQVSWEILSNLSFLVTIQRATVWMLQLEPLHTQNTQQEALTTAHLEATLEEAGPSPPTFHCEVVQAPRKGNLQLQGTMMSDGQGFTQDDVQAAEVTYGAMAHASVAVEDTFCFHVTAPPYFSPLCTFSIHIGGDPDMPVLVVPEGGECVLSADQLFIKSLNSARYLYEVMEQPRHGRLTWRGTQDKITMVTSFTNGDLMHGQLVXQHDDSEITEDDIPFPAXHQDQSSGDVAWEEVWGVFXVAIQPVNDHAPMQTISCVFHVAWGRWQLLTTDNMAFSNADSGFAEAQLVLTHQDLLSGSIMATDEPMQPICRFIQEGLRKRRVLFTHSGXDHGWIPLQVSDGQHQAITVLEVQALEPYLCVANGSGLMVPQGGQGTINMAELHLGTNLNICSRDEAHYHVTDSPHWGQLLQATQPATAFSQQDLLVGAVLCGHNGSLSSRNTLAFSMDVGPVHTDATLQVTIVLEGPVAPLKLAQHKKIYIFQGEAAEIRRDQLEVAQEAVPPADIVFSVKSPLSAGYLVMVLRGILADEPPSLDPVQSFSQEAVDTGRILYLHSRSEAXSHAFSLDVASAWVLPLXGRHVELEVLPAVIPTGGTKLQQXRGHSGSCTLAPPLLRVARSYFPTLPGLGLQVLEPPRHGALQKEDGPQARTLSTFCWREVEEHLIQYLHDGSKXTDGFVLMANASEMDHQSHPVAFTVTILPVNGQPPTSYKLRPADPGVHHLGATGQYVLVWEPEHTDGGVGRAGTAARRDAAHAPRAEGGAQHHQ, encoded by the exons atgACCGATTGCCTCGCGTCTAGCATTGGGAATCAGTCACCGTGCTGTCCTTGTGGAGTCTTGTGGCCCAACAAGAGGAAGCTCTCCCCTGACATTGCCCCTCCAAAGTGCGCCACTTCCAGTGCACCCCACTGTCATGCCCGGCCGTGGACAGCCAGACCCTGCCATCCCTCCCACCCCCGACCAAGCATGGGGGTGCTCT ACCCTCTCCATTCAAAGCCCCTCTTCAACTGCCCACCCCCCACTACCTCCAAGACAGAGATTCTGGGTTCTTGCAACTGCAGCCCCTCAGAGAGTGTAAGAGGGGCAGAAAAAGGAGATCAGGAG CTGCtagcgaatataaagcaggcagaaaaacatgaaaag GTGGGGCTGGCTGCCCTGAGGGCGTACAAACCTCCAACTCCTCCAATGGCTGAAGCTACTTCCTCGAGCAGATGGCAGCTGGCTCAGGCTG GCTGTGCCTTCTGGTGCCAGGACCAAGGAAATGCTGGGATCTGGGCAGTGCTCAGAGGCAGCACCGTATGGCAGAACCATGAGGGTGCACCAGCACGGACCCCTTTCTGCAACCTACCCATCCCTCTCTGCAGCACCTCGCCTCCTCCAGGCAAGAATCTGAGCCTTGACCACAGCTCCCTCTCTCACACAGCTTCCTTCTTCAGTTAGAACCACCTGGAGGTGACTATGGCCATGGCTCTGACTGACATAGACCTGCAGCTGCAGTTCTCCATGTCCCAACCCGAAGCCCTCCTTCTCCTGGCAGCAGGCCCAGCTGACCACCTCCTGCTGCAGCTCTACTCTGGACACCTGCAG GTCAGGCTTGTCCTGGgacaggaggagctgaggctgcagACCCCAGCAGAAATTCTACTGAGTGACTCTGTCCCCCACACTACAGTTCTGACTGTCTCAGAGGACTGGCCCACATTGTCAGTCAATGGGTTTCTGAATGCCTCCTCTGTAGTCCTGGGAGCCCCCCTAGAAGTCCCCTATGGGCTCTTTGTTGGGAGCACTGGGAGACTTGGCCTGCCCTACCTGAGGGGAACCAGCCATCCCCTGAGGGGTTGCCTCCATGCAGCCGCTCTCAATGGCCGCAGACTCCCCCAGCCTCTGACCCCCAATAAGCATGAGGGCTGTGCTGAAGAGTTTTCTGCCAATGACGATGTGGCCCTGGGCTTCTCTGGGCCCCACTCTCTGGCTGCCTTCCCTGCCTGGGGCACTCAGGATGAAGGAACCCTGGAGTTTACACTCACCACACAGAGCTGGCAGGCACCCTTGGCCTTCCAGGCAGCAGGCTGGCATGGGGACTTCATCCATGTGGACATATTTGAGGGCCACCTGTGGTCCATGGTTGAGAAGGGCCAGGGTACTGTGTTGCTCCTCAACAGTGTGCCTGTGGCTGACGCACAGCCCCACAAGGTCAGCATCCACATCAACACTCACCAGCTAGAAATCTCCATGGACCGGTACCCCACATGTACTTTGAACCGAGGAGTCCTCAGCTACCTGGAGCCACGTGACAGTCTCCTTCTTGGGGAGCTGGTTGCAGAGGCCTCTCGTCACCTCCAGGAACACCGCTCAGGCCTGACACCAGGGGCTGCCAATGCCTCCCTGCTGGGC GGCTGCGTGGAAGACCTCAGTGTCAATGGTTAGAGGCGGGGGCTGTGGGAAGCCTTGCTGACACACAACATGGTGGCTGGCTGCAgactggaggaggtggaggagtaTGAGGACAATGCCTATGGCCATTATGAAGCTTTCTCCACCCTGGCTCCTGAGGCTTGGCTGTCCATGGAGCTAGCTGAGCCATGCGTGCCTGAGCCAGGGCTACCTCCTGTCTTTGCCAATTTCATCCAGC CTATCAGCGCAGTGGTGGTGACCGAGGGTGGCACAGCCTGGCTtgagtggtggcatgtgcagcCCATGCTGGCACTGATGGAGGCTGAACTGCGTAAATCCCAGGTGCTGTTCAGCGTGACCTGAGGGGCACACTACAGCGAGCTCGAGCTGGATGTCCTGGGTGCCCAGGCATGAAAAATGTTCACCCTCCTGGACGTGGTGAACTGCAAGGCCCGCTTCATCCACGATGGCCCTGAGGACACCTCTGACCAGCTGGTGCTGGAGGTGTCAGTGATGGCTTGGGTGCCTATGCCCTCATGCCTGCGGAGGGGCCAAACAGACCTCCTGCCCATCCAGGTCAACCCTGTCAATGACCCACCCCACATCATCTTCCCACATGGCAGCCTTATGGTGATCctggaacacacacacaagccTCTGGGGCCTGAGGTTCTCCAGGCCTATGACCTGGACTCTGCCTGTGAGGGCCTCGCCTTCCAGCTCCTTGGCACCCCCTCTGGCTTCCCCGTGGAGcaccgagaccagcctggggagccAGTGACTGAGTTCTCCTGCTGGGAGTTGGAGGCCGGCAGCCTAGTCTATGTCCACTGCGGTGGCCCTGCACAGGACTTGACGTTCCGGGTCAGCAATGGACTgcaggccagccccccggccatGCTGAAGGTGGTGGCTGTCCAGCCGGCCATACAAATCCACCGCAGCACAGGGCTGCATCTGGCCCAGGGCTCTGCCATGCCCATCTTGCCTACCAACCTGTTGGTGGAGACCAGCGCTGTGGGGCAGGATGTGACCGTGCTGTTCCGTGTCACCGGAGGCCTGCAGTTCAGGGAGCTGCAGAAGCAGGGGGCTGGTGGGGTGGAGGATGCTGAGTGGTGGGCCACACAGGTGTTCCACCAGCAGGATGTGGAGCAGGGCCACGTGAGGTACCTGAGCACTGACCCACAGCACTACACCGAGGACACCGTGGAGAACCTGGATCTGCAGGTGCAGGTGAGCTGGGAAATCCTGAGCAATCTGTCCTTCCTAGTGACCATCCAGAGAGCCACTGTGTGGATGCTGCAGCTGGAGCCACTGCACACTCAGAACACCCAGCAGGAGGCCCTCACCACAGCCCACCTGGAGGCCACCCTGGAGGAGGCAGGCCCAAGCCCCCCAACCTTCCACTGTGAGGTGGTTCAGGCTCCCAGGAAAGGCAACCTTCAACTACAGGGCACGATGATGTCAGACGGTCAGGGCTTCACCCAGGATGACGTACAGGCTGCAGAGGTGACCTATGGGGCCATGGCACATGCCTCAGTTGCAGTGGAGGACACCTTCTGTTTCCATGTCACAGCTCCACCATATTTCTCCCCACTCTGTACCTTCTCCATCCATATTGGCGGTGACCCAGACATGCCTGTCCTCGTGGTGCCCGAGGGTGGTGAGTGTGTCCTCTCTGCTGACCAGCTCTTCATCAAGAGTCTCAACAGTGCCAGGTACCTCTATGAGGTCATGGAGCAGCCCCGCCATGGGAGGTTGACTTGGCGTGGGACACAAGACAAGATCACTATGGTGACATCCTTCACCAATGGAGACCTGATGCATGGCCAGCTGGTCTAGCAGCATGATGACTCCGAGATCACAGAAGATGATATCCCATTTCCTG GCCACCAGGACCAGAGCAGTGGTGACGTGGCCTGGGAGGAGGTATGGGGTGTCTTCTGAGTGGCCATCCAGCCTGTGAATGACCACGCCCCTATGCAGACCATCAGCTGCGTCTTCCATGTGGCCTGGGGTAGGTGGCAGCTGCTGACTACAGACAACATGGCCTTCAGCAATGCTGATTCGGGCTTTGCTGAGGCCCAGCTGGTGCTGACCCACCAGGACCTCCTCTCTGGCAGTATCATGGCCACGGATGAGCCCATGCAGCCCATCTGCCGCTTCATCCAGGAG GGCCTCAGGAAGAGGCGAGTCCTGTTCACACACTCAGG TGACCACGGCTGGATCCCGCTGCAGGTGTCCGATGGGCAGCACCAGGCCATCACGGTGCTGGAGGTGCAGGCCTTGGAGCCTTACCTCTGTGTGGCCAATGGCTCCGGCCTCATGGTTCCTCAAGGAGGCCAGGGTACCATCAACATGGCCGAGCTCCACCTGGGCACCAACCTCAACATCTGCAGTAGGGATGAGGCCCACTACCACGTCACAGACAGCCCTCACTGGGGACAGTTGCTCCAAGCCACTCAGCCAGCCACAGCCTTCTCTCAGCAGGACCTGCTGGTTGGGGCTGTTCTCTGTGGCCACAATGGCAGCCTCAGCTCCCGCAACACCCTGGCCTTCTCAATGGATGTGGGGCCAGTGCACACAGATGCCACCCTACAAGTGACCATTGTCCTAGAGGGCCCAGTAGCCCCACTGAAGCTGGCCCAGCACAAGAAGATCTACATCTTCCAGGGAGAGGCAGCTGAGATCAGAAGGGACCAGCTGGAG GTAGCCCAAGAGGCAGTGCCGCCAGCAGACATCGTTTTCTCAGTGAAGAGCCCACTGAGTGCCGGCTACCTGGTGATGGTGCTGCGTGGCATCTTGGCAGATGAGCCACCCAGCCTGGACCCCGTGCAGAGCTTCTCCCAAGAGGCAGTGGACACAGGCAGGATCCTCTACCTGCACTCCCGCTCTGAGGCCTGAAGCCATGCCTTCTCGCTGGATGTGGCCTCGGCCTGGGTGCTCCCCTT AGGACGTCACGTGGAGCTGGAGGTGCTGCCTGCTGTCATCCCCACTGGGGGCACAAAACTTCAGCAGTAGAGGGGGCACAGTGGCAGCTGCACCCTGGCCCCTCCACTGCTCCGCGTTGCCAGGTCCTACTTCCCCACTCTCCCGGGCCTTGGCCTGCAGGTGCTGGAGCCACCCCGGCATGGGGCCCTGCAGAAGGAGGATGGGCCTCAAGCCAGGACCCTCAGCACCTTCTGCTGGAGAGAG GTGGAAGAGCATCTGATCCAGTACCTGCACGATGGGAGCA ACACTGATGGTTTTGTCCTGATGGCTAATGCCTCTGAGATGGACCACCAGAGCCATCCTGTGGCCTTCACTGTCACCATCCTGCCTGTCAATGGCCAACCCCCAACCTCATACAAACTCAGGCCTGCAG ACCCCGGAGTTCATCATCTCGGAGCCACTGGCCAATATGTACTCGTGTGGGAACCAGAACACACTGATGGAGGAGTTGGCAGAGCAGGCACAGCAGCACGACGAGATGCTGCACACGCACCACGCGCTGAAGGAGGCGCTCAGCATCATCAGTGA
- the LOC100608518 gene encoding LOW QUALITY PROTEIN: golgin subfamily A member 2 (The sequence of the model RefSeq protein was modified relative to this genomic sequence to represent the inferred CDS: inserted 2 bases in 1 codon), producing MPNIPGDLESREAMVAFFNSAGASAQEEQRVCCQPLAHPVASSQKKPEVAAPAPEXGGESVFGETHRALQGAMEKLQESTSARGQCQRRSTGRGGHRQAGPGPGGDEGEPAGAAGQVLQFVGDHKEGHGKF from the exons ATGCCGAACATCCCAGGGGACCTGGAGAGCCGGGAGGCCATG GTGGCATTTTTCAACTCCGCTGGAGCCAGTGCCCAGGAGGAACAAAGGGTGTGCTGCCAGCCCCTGGCTCACCCAGTGGCCTCGTCCCAGAAAAAGCCAGAGGTAGCGGCCCCAGCCCCAGA TGGGGGTGAGTCTGTGTTTGGGGAGACCCACCGGGCCCTGCAGGGGGCcatggagaagctgcag GAAAGTACATCAGCCAGGGGGCAGTGTCAGAGACGCAGCACTGGGAGAGGAGGACATCGTCAGGCTGGCCCAGGACCAGGAGGAGATGAAG GTGAACCTGCTGGAGCTGCAGGGCAGGTGTTGCAGTTTGTGGGCGACCACAAGGAGGGGCATGGCAAATTCTGA